The Peribacillus sp. FSL P2-0133 genome has a segment encoding these proteins:
- a CDS encoding DUF4279 domain-containing protein: MDKTQVMVYFCLYGDEFPIDYVTETLETEPTKTYKKGEVIVRPHNPNVISTKTLYRKETAWELSTGYQESYDVKEQMDQILGPLKNKAAILNQVKAKYKLECKIFIVIIMENGDSPVLYLDNEQIEFANSVKAEIDIDLYANPYENEYDD; the protein is encoded by the coding sequence TTGGACAAAACTCAAGTAATGGTTTATTTCTGCTTGTATGGAGATGAGTTTCCAATAGATTATGTGACCGAAACGTTAGAAACTGAACCAACAAAAACCTATAAAAAGGGTGAAGTCATTGTAAGACCTCATAATCCAAATGTTATTTCAACGAAAACTCTTTATCGAAAAGAAACAGCCTGGGAATTAAGTACGGGCTATCAAGAATCCTATGATGTGAAGGAACAAATGGACCAGATTTTAGGACCGTTAAAAAATAAAGCAGCTATACTAAATCAGGTAAAAGCAAAGTATAAACTGGAATGTAAAATCTTCATCGTTATTATTATGGAAAATGGAGATTCACCGGTTTTGTATCTTGATAACGAACAGATTGAATTTGCAAATAGTGTTAAAGCTGAAATTGATATTGATTTGTATGCAAACCCTTATGAAAATGAATATGACGACTAA
- a CDS encoding YbfB/YjiJ family MFS transporter — protein MKNQTYLFLIGGIFSLIIAMGIGRFAYTPILPLMQKELSLSNTVAGYIASSNYAGYLLGAILAGAIPFKKYRTILLRISLIISILTTALMGLSYSHLLWNGLRFLSGFASAFVLVLASGIVLDKLETIRKTSWSGIFYGGVGLGIFLSSLMIPSLNHLFRWEGTWIGLAVVSGILAIFVWIWLDETPTVVEKKNKQAIIVKVPPAKWLTWLIIAYGLEGLGYIVTGTFIVSIAEKTTYFHNGATLVWMMVGLAAIPSCLIWSLLAKKWGFIKSLVLAMALQSFGIAMPAFWMSKTSFVISALLFGATFMGITTLATTLGREMNPSDSSRTIGILTAIYAIGQLIGPTLAGVLSSLTHDFNAAFIGAASVVFFGAILLSSGIHFEINPNVHPSNIKKTEEN, from the coding sequence TTGAAGAATCAAACTTATCTTTTTTTAATAGGGGGAATATTTTCTTTAATCATTGCTATGGGGATTGGAAGATTTGCATATACTCCCATCCTTCCCCTTATGCAAAAAGAGCTTTCTTTATCAAATACAGTTGCTGGTTATATAGCATCCAGTAATTACGCAGGATATTTGCTTGGAGCAATTTTAGCAGGTGCCATTCCTTTTAAGAAGTATAGAACCATTTTGTTAAGAATAAGTCTAATCATCAGTATCTTAACCACTGCCCTAATGGGTCTCTCATACTCTCATTTACTTTGGAATGGACTTCGCTTTCTATCAGGGTTTGCCAGTGCGTTTGTGTTGGTCTTAGCCTCCGGTATCGTGTTAGATAAACTTGAAACTATAAGAAAAACCAGTTGGTCGGGGATTTTTTATGGGGGAGTAGGTTTGGGAATCTTTTTATCCAGTCTAATGATTCCGAGTTTAAACCATTTATTTCGGTGGGAAGGAACATGGATAGGATTAGCTGTTGTGAGTGGAATTCTTGCGATCTTTGTATGGATCTGGCTCGATGAAACCCCTACCGTTGTCGAGAAGAAAAATAAACAAGCTATTATTGTAAAAGTACCTCCCGCTAAATGGCTTACATGGTTGATTATTGCGTATGGTTTAGAAGGATTGGGTTACATTGTTACCGGAACGTTTATCGTATCCATCGCTGAAAAGACCACATACTTTCATAATGGTGCTACCTTAGTTTGGATGATGGTGGGATTGGCTGCGATTCCATCGTGTCTCATCTGGTCTTTACTAGCTAAAAAATGGGGATTCATTAAATCTTTAGTGCTTGCAATGGCTCTGCAATCCTTTGGTATTGCGATGCCAGCCTTTTGGATGTCAAAAACTAGTTTTGTCATAAGTGCTTTATTATTTGGAGCCACGTTTATGGGTATCACCACCCTTGCTACAACATTGGGACGGGAAATGAATCCATCTGATAGCAGTCGGACTATTGGCATTTTGACCGCTATTTATGCTATTGGACAGTTGATAGGACCAACCCTTGCTGGGGTTTTATCATCACTCACACATGATTTTAATGCTGCTTTTATTGGTGCAGCAAGTGTTGTCTTCTTTGGGGCAATTTTGCTTTCAAGTGGGATTCATTTCGAGATCAACCCTAACGTTCATCCATCCAATATAAAAAAAACAGAAGAGAATTAA
- a CDS encoding LysR family transcriptional regulator: MDLHSLKIFQSVAQMGSISQAARELQYAQSNITMKIQQLESDLQTTLFYRHNRGTALTDKGSMLLTYTEKIFDLIEETKNMMNDDQTPRGPLNIGSMETTAAVRLPVLFSKYHKDFPEVDLTLKTGSTEQNIQAVLQNELDGAFVAGPINHPNLIQKEVFEEELILITDTVHPPISSIEDIQTRTLLVFHAGCAYREKFELWLKQEKMIPNKIMEFGTIDGIIGCVAAGLGISMLPQSVIAKHEQDGLRQHSIPNLNGKVKTVFIYRKDKYAPASLMKFINMLSDEEELLDNERLI, from the coding sequence TTGGATTTGCATTCATTAAAAATTTTCCAGAGTGTTGCTCAGATGGGGAGCATTTCTCAAGCAGCAAGGGAACTTCAATATGCACAGTCAAATATCACGATGAAAATACAGCAGCTGGAATCGGATCTTCAAACAACTCTTTTTTATAGACATAATCGCGGCACTGCATTAACTGACAAAGGAAGCATGTTGCTAACATATACAGAAAAAATATTCGACCTCATAGAAGAAACCAAAAATATGATGAATGATGATCAAACACCTAGAGGTCCGTTAAATATTGGTTCAATGGAAACAACCGCAGCAGTTCGCTTACCAGTCTTGTTTTCAAAGTATCATAAAGATTTTCCGGAGGTCGATTTAACTTTAAAAACAGGCTCTACTGAACAAAATATTCAAGCAGTCCTTCAGAATGAATTGGACGGAGCTTTTGTGGCTGGACCCATTAATCACCCCAATCTCATTCAGAAAGAAGTATTCGAAGAGGAACTAATTCTCATTACAGATACAGTTCATCCTCCTATATCTTCTATCGAAGATATTCAAACAAGGACGCTGCTTGTCTTTCATGCAGGATGTGCTTATCGGGAAAAGTTTGAACTATGGTTAAAACAAGAGAAGATGATACCAAATAAGATAATGGAATTTGGCACTATAGATGGGATCATCGGCTGTGTCGCAGCTGGTCTAGGTATAAGTATGCTTCCACAAAGTGTTATTGCAAAGCATGAACAAGACGGCCTTAGACAACATTCAATTCCGAATCTAAACGGAAAAGTCAAAACAGTATTCATTTATCGAAAAGATAAGTATGCACCTGCGTCTTTAATGAAATTTATCAATATGTTAAGTGATGAGGAGGAATTGTTAGATAATGAAAGGTTAATTTAA
- a CDS encoding DNA alkylation repair protein, whose product MNENKGTEIKRFSKAENILPQINSKTKLGDLRKIAKDIKKDHELAMELWSTEEFLPRLLAILIMDKKLLSQDVLNKLDKDMQTHTFDERNNLMDWLMANQLTKDKKKIALMESWENSPSALQRRAFWYYQGRLRWTGQTPPDNTAYLLSALEANITQEEPEVQWAMNFTAGWIGVYDEKNRARCIKLGEKTGLYKDEIVAKGCTPSYLPEFITIEVNKRHNN is encoded by the coding sequence ATGAATGAAAATAAAGGTACAGAAATAAAACGCTTTTCAAAAGCAGAAAACATTCTACCTCAGATCAATAGTAAAACTAAGCTAGGCGACTTACGAAAAATCGCGAAGGACATTAAAAAAGATCACGAACTAGCTATGGAACTTTGGTCAACCGAAGAGTTTTTGCCCAGACTATTAGCAATCTTAATTATGGACAAAAAACTTCTTTCACAAGATGTGCTAAATAAGCTTGATAAGGATATGCAGACTCACACTTTTGATGAGCGAAATAACTTAATGGATTGGTTAATGGCTAATCAGCTCACCAAAGACAAGAAGAAAATTGCATTGATGGAGTCATGGGAAAATAGTCCTTCTGCTCTTCAAAGGCGAGCTTTCTGGTATTATCAAGGGCGATTGAGATGGACTGGACAAACACCGCCTGATAACACCGCATACTTGCTATCTGCATTAGAAGCTAATATTACGCAGGAAGAACCGGAAGTTCAATGGGCTATGAATTTCACCGCAGGCTGGATAGGCGTTTATGATGAAAAGAATCGTGCACGTTGTATTAAACTTGGTGAGAAAACGGGTCTTTACAAAGATGAAATAGTAGCAAAAGGATGTACTCCCAGCTATTTGCCGGAGTTCATTACAATTGAAGTTAACAAACGACATAATAATTAG
- a CDS encoding tautomerase family protein has translation MPLLRFDLVEGRSEETLKKLLDSAHHAMVEAFQVPESDRYQIVHQHPPHELIIEDTGLGFKRSKDLVIISIVSKKRTEKQKETLYSLLAHKLESDCGISPQDLMVSITENSDADWSFGRGEAQFLTGSL, from the coding sequence ATGCCATTATTACGTTTTGATTTGGTAGAAGGAAGAAGCGAAGAAACGTTAAAAAAATTATTGGATTCGGCTCACCATGCGATGGTGGAAGCTTTCCAAGTACCTGAAAGTGATCGTTATCAAATAGTTCATCAGCACCCGCCGCATGAGCTAATAATCGAGGATACCGGACTGGGATTTAAAAGAAGCAAAGACCTAGTAATCATTAGTATTGTAAGTAAAAAAAGAACTGAAAAACAGAAAGAAACCTTATACTCACTTCTTGCTCATAAACTTGAATCGGACTGTGGGATTTCTCCACAGGACTTGATGGTTTCTATAACAGAAAACAGCGATGCTGACTGGAGTTTTGGACGAGGGGAAGCACAGTTTCTAACAGGTTCATTATAG
- a CDS encoding DoxX family protein yields the protein MSVLSIILQVILGLGFLMFGFMKFGSKQMVEGFKHYGYPGWFRVFTGMAEVVSAVLVIAGIWNESLAAWGGLFIVITMIGAVFTHIKMKDTVKQMMMPIILFILGLVVLLINFGALLG from the coding sequence ATGAGTGTATTGTCAATTATTCTTCAAGTTATATTAGGATTGGGATTCCTAATGTTTGGATTTATGAAGTTCGGATCAAAGCAAATGGTGGAAGGGTTTAAGCATTATGGGTATCCAGGATGGTTTAGAGTGTTTACAGGTATGGCAGAAGTCGTTTCAGCGGTATTGGTTATCGCAGGTATTTGGAATGAGAGTTTAGCTGCATGGGGAGGATTATTCATTGTAATAACGATGATTGGTGCCGTTTTTACTCATATTAAAATGAAAGATACTGTAAAACAAATGATGATGCCGATCATTTTATTCATTCTTGGATTAGTGGTTCTACTTATAAATTTCGGAGCTTTGCTTGGATAA
- a CDS encoding DUF3021 domain-containing protein, whose amino-acid sequence MKTFIIRSFIGIFFGCFIAVLVTNLYILFGGFEMIDGPLFLKNSIGSALCGWFFTVSPLYFENRNLKLSQQTILHFLTIIILYLILALTIGWIPFNITNILLTLLISIVVYTIFWVAFYLYFKNQARKLNDDLKKL is encoded by the coding sequence ATGAAAACATTTATAATCCGCAGTTTTATCGGTATTTTCTTCGGATGCTTTATTGCGGTTTTAGTCACCAATTTATATATCCTTTTCGGTGGCTTCGAAATGATAGATGGACCATTATTTTTGAAAAACTCCATCGGCTCCGCTCTTTGTGGCTGGTTTTTTACAGTCAGTCCCTTATACTTTGAAAACAGGAATTTGAAACTATCCCAGCAGACGATTCTCCATTTTTTAACCATCATAATCCTATACCTCATCTTGGCACTCACGATTGGCTGGATTCCATTTAATATTACCAACATTTTGTTAACACTCTTAATTTCCATTGTCGTCTATACGATCTTTTGGGTTGCATTTTATCTTTACTTCAAAAATCAAGCACGGAAATTAAATGATGATTTAAAGAAACTATGA
- a CDS encoding nitronate monooxygenase encodes MLNNEMMKHLKIKNPIIQAPMAGGITTSNLVAEVSNAGGLGMIGAGYQTPIQTREQIREIKQLTSNPFGINLFVPNEFNVTPDAVQSANQLLHTIRKQLNLEQTDSFDIPDYKKIYESFIEQVKVVIEENVSICSFTFGIPPKEVINELKQHNITLIGTATTVREAVENEKAGMDMIVMQGSEAGGHRGNFIDGHQESLVGLMSLIPQAVDNVSIPVIAAGGIMDGRGLMASLFLGAQGVQMGTAFLTCIESGAHKVHKEAILNADEDQTTFTRAFSGKWARGIKNKFIADMVEHELLVPDFPVQNLLTQVIRKTCSGQNNPDFMSLWSGQSPRLAKSQTVERLMNDIMSESKMLRQQLTAL; translated from the coding sequence ATGTTAAATAATGAAATGATGAAGCATTTGAAGATTAAGAATCCTATTATACAAGCTCCTATGGCTGGCGGGATCACCACTTCGAATTTAGTAGCCGAGGTATCCAATGCTGGAGGACTTGGAATGATCGGAGCAGGCTATCAGACACCAATACAAACGAGAGAGCAGATTAGAGAAATCAAGCAGTTAACTTCAAATCCTTTCGGCATCAATCTATTCGTGCCAAACGAATTTAACGTAACGCCTGACGCAGTCCAATCAGCTAACCAGCTTTTACACACCATTCGTAAGCAATTAAATTTAGAACAAACAGACAGCTTTGACATTCCTGACTATAAAAAAATTTATGAAAGCTTCATTGAACAAGTTAAGGTTGTCATTGAAGAGAATGTATCTATTTGTTCCTTTACATTTGGTATTCCTCCTAAGGAAGTGATTAATGAATTAAAACAGCATAACATCACTCTTATAGGAACAGCTACAACGGTAAGGGAAGCCGTTGAAAATGAAAAAGCGGGAATGGATATGATTGTTATGCAAGGCAGTGAAGCTGGCGGGCATCGCGGGAACTTTATTGATGGTCATCAGGAGAGCCTAGTAGGTTTAATGTCACTTATTCCGCAGGCTGTTGACAATGTAAGCATACCTGTTATTGCTGCAGGAGGAATTATGGATGGCAGAGGATTAATGGCTTCACTCTTCTTAGGAGCACAAGGTGTACAAATGGGTACAGCTTTCTTGACTTGTATAGAAAGTGGGGCACATAAGGTACATAAAGAAGCCATTTTGAATGCTGATGAAGACCAGACAACCTTTACTCGTGCCTTTTCTGGTAAATGGGCAAGAGGTATTAAAAACAAATTCATTGCAGATATGGTGGAGCATGAATTGCTTGTACCCGATTTTCCTGTTCAAAACCTATTAACTCAAGTAATTAGAAAAACGTGCAGTGGACAAAATAATCCAGATTTCATGTCCCTCTGGTCTGGACAAAGTCCAAGATTAGCCAAGAGTCAAACCGTTGAAAGATTAATGAACGATATTATGTCTGAATCTAAAATGTTGAGGCAGCAGCTCACTGCTCTTTAA
- a CDS encoding pirin family protein — protein MEIKIIKPEDQAHGQFDDGKIKEQKPIGFSGEGSLINRIGPLFYWAWGHSQEHAEIGLHPHQGFEIITYVIKGKAYHRDTLGTESVVEEGGTQLMQTGSGVYHAEALKEPSEIFQIWFEPHLSQAVKRTPSYSQYDSNDFSITDKDGVKIKTLLGNDSSMKIVTDASMWDVIIPKGTVYTHGISSDRILAGLAIRGDGAFSLDTNEPTRVAEKDFAIVQSGQGGDITIQALDKDFRIFLIEVPTEVDYPLYRKPK, from the coding sequence ATGGAAATTAAAATTATTAAACCAGAAGATCAAGCACACGGGCAGTTTGATGACGGAAAAATAAAAGAGCAAAAACCGATTGGCTTTTCTGGAGAAGGGTCTCTAATAAATCGAATAGGACCATTATTTTACTGGGCTTGGGGGCATTCTCAAGAACATGCAGAAATTGGGCTGCACCCACATCAAGGTTTTGAAATCATCACCTATGTGATAAAGGGTAAAGCTTATCATCGGGATACACTTGGTACGGAAAGTGTTGTAGAAGAAGGGGGAACCCAGCTCATGCAAACAGGCTCCGGTGTGTATCATGCAGAAGCATTAAAAGAACCATCGGAAATCTTTCAAATCTGGTTTGAACCGCATTTAAGTCAGGCTGTAAAACGTACACCGTCTTATTCACAATACGACTCCAATGATTTTTCTATAACGGATAAAGATGGTGTGAAAATAAAAACATTACTAGGAAATGATTCGTCAATGAAAATCGTGACAGATGCTTCCATGTGGGATGTAATCATTCCAAAGGGAACAGTATATACTCATGGCATTTCATCGGATCGTATATTAGCTGGTTTAGCCATCAGAGGCGATGGAGCATTTTCATTAGACACGAATGAACCCACTCGTGTAGCAGAAAAAGATTTTGCCATCGTTCAATCAGGACAGGGCGGAGACATAACAATTCAAGCGTTAGATAAAGACTTTAGAATCTTCCTAATTGAAGTTCCGACTGAAGTTGATTATCCTTTATACAGAAAACCAAAATAA
- a CDS encoding macrolide family glycosyltransferase, which translates to MSRVLFINGGSEGHINPTLGVVQELISCGEEVVYFTIEAFRERIEKTGATVRTFDGEKFIKAFISGGRNYLLERINGLLRTVDIVIPSVLEQIKGEHFDYIIHDSMFGCGHLLAKILKLPAINSCTSFAQTKASFDKMLEQLCKEIPTEIVKSIYDEFQSLTGMVKEKYDVEIHSPYEVFCNPAPLTIVYTTWEFQPFGDFGEAFDKTYKFVGPSFSSRLKQDNFDLAAIKGKSPIYISLGTVFNRAVDFYKLCFEAFGNSNHTVVMSIGQQTPLIDLGEIPQNFIVKKYVPQTEVLKYTKLFITHGGMNSTNEGLYYGVPLIVIPQSADQPIIAQQVANIGAGIKLQMQSLNANQLREAADHVLNDPSFHKAVSSIRESFQKSGGYHQAVDEIFEFKSQYDI; encoded by the coding sequence ATGTCACGTGTTTTATTTATTAATGGTGGATCAGAAGGACATATCAATCCAACTCTTGGAGTTGTGCAAGAGCTTATTTCGTGTGGAGAAGAGGTAGTGTACTTTACGATAGAAGCTTTTCGAGAGCGTATTGAGAAGACGGGAGCTACTGTACGAACATTTGACGGTGAAAAATTTATAAAAGCTTTTATCTCAGGTGGAAGAAATTATTTACTCGAAAGAATCAACGGTCTTTTACGTACGGTAGATATCGTCATACCTAGCGTTCTTGAACAGATCAAAGGAGAGCATTTTGATTACATCATCCACGATTCTATGTTTGGTTGTGGACATTTACTTGCCAAAATCCTTAAGCTTCCTGCAATCAATTCTTGTACTTCTTTTGCGCAGACAAAAGCATCATTCGATAAAATGTTGGAACAGCTTTGTAAAGAAATCCCTACAGAAATAGTTAAAAGTATATACGATGAATTTCAAAGCCTGACGGGAATGGTGAAGGAGAAATATGATGTGGAGATCCATTCTCCTTACGAAGTTTTTTGTAATCCTGCACCACTTACAATCGTTTATACAACTTGGGAGTTTCAACCTTTTGGAGATTTTGGAGAAGCATTCGACAAAACATACAAATTTGTAGGTCCATCCTTCTCTTCACGATTAAAACAGGATAACTTTGACCTTGCTGCTATCAAAGGAAAAAGTCCCATTTACATTTCACTCGGGACAGTTTTTAACCGTGCTGTTGATTTTTATAAGCTTTGTTTTGAAGCATTTGGAAATAGCAATCACACGGTTGTAATGTCGATCGGTCAACAAACCCCACTAATTGATTTAGGAGAGATCCCCCAAAACTTCATTGTGAAAAAATATGTTCCACAAACGGAAGTGCTAAAATACACTAAATTATTTATCACACATGGTGGTATGAATAGTACCAATGAGGGACTCTACTACGGGGTTCCGCTAATTGTAATCCCACAAAGCGCGGATCAGCCGATTATTGCTCAACAAGTTGCCAATATCGGAGCAGGTATTAAATTACAAATGCAAAGCTTGAATGCAAATCAACTGCGTGAAGCCGCAGATCATGTGTTAAACGACCCATCTTTCCATAAAGCTGTTTCGAGTATAAGGGAATCCTTTCAAAAATCGGGTGGATATCACCAAGCGGTTGATGAGATTTTTGAATTTAAAAGTCAATATGATATCTAA
- a CDS encoding MarR family transcriptional regulator, translating into MYQGDEQSQIDLRLFRIWLKASKTIFGHVVKDIERHGISSENFMILELLYNKGPHSIQKISEKLSIPSGSITYVVDKLEKKEFVKREPSPTDRRASNVVLTDKGQSLFKEIFPQHVEVISKNLSFISNEEKIQLANLLKRLGLGAQD; encoded by the coding sequence ATGTATCAAGGAGATGAACAAAGCCAGATTGATTTACGTCTTTTCCGTATCTGGCTTAAGGCAAGTAAAACTATTTTTGGTCATGTCGTTAAAGATATTGAAAGACACGGGATTAGTTCAGAGAATTTTATGATTCTGGAACTTCTTTATAATAAGGGACCCCACTCCATTCAAAAAATTAGTGAAAAATTGTCTATTCCAAGTGGGAGCATCACTTACGTTGTGGATAAACTCGAAAAAAAAGAATTCGTTAAAAGGGAGCCAAGTCCAACAGACCGCCGAGCTTCAAACGTAGTTCTAACTGATAAAGGACAAAGTTTATTTAAAGAAATCTTTCCCCAACACGTTGAAGTCATATCTAAAAATTTGTCTTTTATAAGTAATGAGGAAAAAATACAGTTAGCGAATCTGCTCAAAAGGCTTGGACTAGGTGCACAGGATTGA
- a CDS encoding YjcZ family sporulation protein, with product MSRCESSCDDGFGFGGGFAFIVVLFILLIIVGASFVGGYGGGGYGYGGGYGGCC from the coding sequence ATGTCACGTTGTGAATCAAGTTGTGATGACGGTTTTGGATTTGGTGGAGGTTTCGCCTTTATAGTCGTATTGTTTATACTCCTAATCATTGTTGGAGCTAGCTTTGTCGGTGGATACGGCGGCGGTGGCTATGGTTACGGGGGCGGTTACGGAGGCTGCTGCTAA
- a CDS encoding LytTR family DNA-binding domain-containing protein has protein sequence MKLFLNIDKAFKETRVTIEGPELDENIQELIDCIYGREQQFLIGKKGEMQHILKPDDIHYFHTENDHIIAVTEKDSFILKEKLYELESMLPSKKFIRLSKSVIANLNQLSRFEALFNGTLCVYFKSGKKEYVSRTYVPAIKEALKLNRRKVE, from the coding sequence TTGAAACTTTTCCTTAATATTGACAAAGCATTTAAAGAAACAAGAGTTACCATCGAAGGTCCTGAGTTGGATGAAAATATACAGGAACTAATTGACTGCATCTATGGAAGGGAGCAACAATTCCTGATTGGAAAAAAGGGAGAAATGCAACATATTCTCAAACCGGATGACATCCACTATTTTCATACTGAAAACGATCATATTATCGCCGTAACAGAAAAAGATTCTTTTATTTTAAAAGAGAAATTATATGAGCTCGAGTCCATGCTCCCTTCTAAAAAATTTATCCGTCTGTCTAAATCGGTTATCGCCAATTTGAATCAATTGAGCCGTTTTGAAGCATTATTCAATGGTACACTCTGCGTTTACTTCAAATCAGGAAAGAAAGAATATGTGTCTCGTACCTATGTCCCTGCGATTAAAGAAGCTCTAAAATTGAACAGGAGGAAAGTAGAATGA